Genomic window (Streptomyces sp. RerS4):
GGACCTGCCGGGACCATCACCCACACGACGCGGGGGCCCTGCAGGCTGTCCACAAGTTCCCGCAGGCTGTGGACATCGGCGAGGTCCGGGTTGCGGTCGTATCCGATGACGGTGTGGCCTGCGCGGCGGATGCGCTCGCGCATGTTGCCGCCCATCTTGCCGAGACCGACGAGACCAAGCTCCATCAGGTGGTTCCTTAAGCGTTGTGGCCGTCTGTGCCGGGTTCCCCGCCTTGCCCGGGGCTTACCCAGGCTCCGAGCCTACGCCGGGCTCGGTCGCCGGGCGCCACGGGCGCTCCCGGGACGGCCGTGGGGGACGGGGCCCGGCCGGCGGGGGCGCGGGGCTGGGGGCGCGGGGGCGAACGCGTCGGGCCCGGTCCCGCAGCCTGCGAGACCGGGCCCGACGTACCCGCGTCAGCCGGAGAGGCGCACCGGCATGATCAGGTACTTGTAGGCCTCGTCGGCCTCCGCGTCGACCGCCGGGCGGCCGCTGAGCAGCGCCGGCTTGGTGGACGTGGTGAAGGACAGCTGCGCGGCCGGCGAGTCGATCGCGCTCAGACCGTCCAGCAGGAAGGTCGGGTTGAAGGCGATCGAGATGTCGTCGCCCTCCAGGTGCGCGTCGACGCGCTCCACAGCCTGTGCGTCGTCGGAGGAGCCGGCCTCCAGGATCAGCACGCCCTGCTCGAAGCTCAGGCGGACCGGGGTGTTGCGCTCGGCGACGAGGGCCACGCGCTTGACGGCCTCGACGAACGGGGCGGTCTCGATCACCGCGATGGAGTTGAACTCCGTCGGGAAGAGCGTGCGGTACTTCGGCAGGTCGCCTTCGAGGAGGCGGGTGGTGGTGCGGCGGCCGGCGCCCTCGAAACCGATGAGGCCCTCGCCCTGGCCGGAGCCGGAGAGCGCTAGCGTGACGGTGTCGCCGCTGGTCAGGGACTTGGCGGTGTCCAGGAGCGTCTTGGCGGGCACCAGGGCCACGGCCGAGGCGTCCGGGTTCTCCGGCTTCCACAGGAACTCGCGGACCGCGAAGCGGTAGCGGTCGGTGGACGCGAGGGTGACGCGGTCGCCCTCGATCTCGATGCGGACACCGGTCAGCACGGGCAGCGTGTCGTCGCGACCGGCGGCGATGGCGACCTGCGCGGCGGCGGAGGCGAAGACCTCACCGGGCACGGTGCCGGTGGCCGTCGGCATCTGCGGGAGCGCCGGGTATTCCTCCACAGGCAGGGTGTGGAGCGTGAACCGCGAGGATCCACAGACCACGGTCGCCCGTACACCGTCTGTGGAAATCTCCACCGGGCGGTTGGGGAGGGCGCGGCAGATGTCGGCGAGGAGCCGGCCGGAGACGAGGACGGTGCCGTCCTCCTCCACGTCCGCCTCGACCGAGACGCGGGCCGAGACCTCGTAGTCGAAGCCGGAGAGGGACAGGGTGCCATCCTCGGCCTTCAGCAGCAGGCCCGCGAGTACGGGCACCGGCGGCCGGGCCGGGAGGCTGCGTGCAGCCCAGGCCACCGCCTCCGCGAGTACGTCGCGCTCCACCCGGATCTTCACCGGAACCGCCTCCTGCTGTTGCTCGCTCGTCTGCCGGCCTTCGTCGTCGGCTCGTCGATGCCTCGACCGATGCCGGGGACCAGTCTGACGTACGGGGCCGACACTCGTCGCGGCCGGCGGTCAAGTCGGGAGCGAGGCG
Coding sequences:
- the dnaN gene encoding DNA polymerase III subunit beta; the encoded protein is MKIRVERDVLAEAVAWAARSLPARPPVPVLAGLLLKAEDGTLSLSGFDYEVSARVSVEADVEEDGTVLVSGRLLADICRALPNRPVEISTDGVRATVVCGSSRFTLHTLPVEEYPALPQMPTATGTVPGEVFASAAAQVAIAAGRDDTLPVLTGVRIEIEGDRVTLASTDRYRFAVREFLWKPENPDASAVALVPAKTLLDTAKSLTSGDTVTLALSGSGQGEGLIGFEGAGRRTTTRLLEGDLPKYRTLFPTEFNSIAVIETAPFVEAVKRVALVAERNTPVRLSFEQGVLILEAGSSDDAQAVERVDAHLEGDDISIAFNPTFLLDGLSAIDSPAAQLSFTTSTKPALLSGRPAVDAEADEAYKYLIMPVRLSG